Proteins encoded within one genomic window of Verrucomicrobiales bacterium:
- a CDS encoding argininosuccinate synthase: MKIVLAYSGGLDTSVLMSWIKEKYDAEMIAFCANIGQEEELKGLEKKALQTGASKIYIDDLQEEFARDFIYPMVRAGAIYENQYFLGTSIARPLIAKRMVDIARIEKADAIAHGATGKGNDQVRFELTAAALAPGLQIIAPWRDERFRTEFPGRAEMIDYCARKRIPVQASAKKPYSMDRNLLHISFEAGILEDPWFDAFAPANKGMFKLSVAPEDAPNKSEYVTLDFVKGDCVAVNGKKLNPLGVMRALNKLGGKHGVGRVDMVENRFVGMKSRGVYETPGGAILQFAHRQIESLTMDREVMHLRDSLIPKYAELVYYGFWFAPERLALQALVEESQQNVSGSVRVKLYKGGIYAAGRKSKLSLYNPHIATMEADPTKAYNQDDATGFIRLNGLRLRVAAQVQGSKSLRRVK, translated from the coding sequence ATGAAGATCGTTCTTGCATATTCGGGCGGCCTGGACACCTCGGTGCTGATGTCCTGGATCAAAGAAAAGTATGACGCCGAGATGATCGCGTTCTGCGCGAACATCGGTCAGGAGGAAGAGCTTAAGGGACTGGAGAAGAAGGCCCTGCAAACGGGAGCCTCCAAGATTTACATCGATGACCTGCAAGAGGAGTTTGCTCGCGACTTCATTTATCCCATGGTCCGGGCCGGAGCCATCTACGAAAACCAGTACTTCCTGGGCACCAGCATCGCCCGCCCCCTCATCGCAAAGCGCATGGTGGACATCGCCCGCATCGAAAAGGCGGATGCCATCGCCCATGGCGCCACCGGCAAAGGGAATGATCAGGTACGCTTCGAGCTCACCGCGGCCGCACTGGCTCCCGGACTACAAATCATTGCGCCCTGGCGCGACGAGCGCTTTCGGACCGAATTCCCTGGCCGCGCCGAAATGATCGACTACTGCGCGCGCAAACGGATTCCAGTCCAGGCCAGCGCCAAAAAGCCCTACTCGATGGACCGGAACCTCCTCCACATCTCCTTCGAAGCCGGCATTCTGGAGGATCCGTGGTTCGACGCTTTCGCCCCGGCGAACAAGGGCATGTTCAAGCTCTCCGTCGCTCCGGAAGACGCCCCTAACAAGTCCGAGTATGTCACCCTGGACTTCGTCAAAGGTGACTGTGTCGCCGTCAACGGCAAGAAACTCAACCCGCTGGGGGTCATGCGTGCCTTGAACAAACTGGGTGGCAAACACGGGGTCGGACGGGTCGACATGGTGGAAAACCGGTTTGTCGGCATGAAGAGCCGCGGCGTGTACGAAACGCCCGGCGGCGCGATCCTGCAGTTCGCCCATCGTCAGATCGAAAGCCTGACCATGGACCGGGAGGTCATGCATCTCCGCGATTCACTGATCCCCAAGTATGCGGAACTGGTGTACTACGGATTCTGGTTCGCCCCCGAACGTCTTGCCCTGCAAGCCCTCGTCGAGGAAAGCCAGCAGAATGTCTCCGGCTCCGTCCGCGTAAAGCTGTACAAAGGTGGAATTTACGCTGCCGGCCGCAAATCGAAGCTCAGCCTTTACAACCCTCATATTGCGACCATGGAGGCCGATCCCACCAAAGCTTACAACCAGGACGACGCCACCGGCTTCATCCGGCTGAACGGCCTGCGACTCCGAGTTGCAGCACAGGTTCAGGGGAGCAAGAGTCTGCGACGGGTGAAATAG
- a CDS encoding dihydroneopterin aldolase: protein MTDCITLCDLEVRYRVGVPDEERQNPQRLLLTIQVFREFNAAIQTDSIDTTTNYFAISERLKRLGDHREWKLIEKLAGDIAALILAEFPCERVAVEVKKFIIPETRYVSVRLERSRPLRA, encoded by the coding sequence ATGACTGATTGCATCACCCTCTGCGATTTAGAGGTTCGCTACCGCGTCGGGGTGCCCGATGAGGAGCGCCAGAACCCCCAACGCCTGCTGCTGACGATCCAAGTCTTCCGAGAGTTCAACGCCGCCATCCAGACGGACTCGATCGACACCACCACCAACTACTTCGCCATCAGCGAACGACTGAAACGGCTAGGAGACCATCGGGAGTGGAAGTTGATCGAGAAACTGGCGGGAGACATCGCGGCGCTCATCCTCGCCGAATTCCCCTGCGAGCGCGTCGCGGTGGAGGTGAAGAAGTTCATCATCCCGGAAACACGCTATGTGTCGGTCCGACTCGAACGAAGTCGCCCGCTTCGCGCTTGA
- a CDS encoding DUF1553 domain-containing protein: MFTSHAPLVSGECRYWRRLACGVVVRCLLLISLTLGLSEASFAIERTKVEDLWSLRPVVRPPLPAGTAPSTHPIDAFLGEVQREKGVLPLGRADKLTWLRRVHLDLVGLPPSVEEQDRYLADESASAEQGVVERLLASEQHGVRYGRRWLDVLRYADQDEFMPSESGIYLWRDWVIDALNQDLPYDQFVRAQVCGNRAPRRQVISPAGHLTRVEPRPEDVFASGFLARGALTQANADQELALAAVDTVSLAFMGLTVGCAKCHDHLYDPISQKDFYSMKALFDPLVLRPMDLATPEQIVARGRKMREYEDQLNPVVEAMRRFVEPFHSRLYEERLQMMTPEVQSAIRKPERQRNAAEQKLYEDYYPILRIDPPKIKALMNPDQIKVYDDYLKQINGIKPPEPLPRFWTVAEDSKRLTETNYVLGTGDPQRPKLQQPVTPGFPFAPQTLDFRAGRRETFVDWLTAPENPLFARVVVNRIWAWHFGTPLHASVSDFGTLGGIPVHPKLLDWLAAEFVSHNCSMKWLHRFIVTSEAYRRSSAGDRTAEQAARALDPANLSLWRFPLRRLEAEPIHDSLWAAAGSLDLSLGGPAFNEAKHQNREAEKGGGAQHRRAAFMSRGYRSSTDAMPDSLETFDAEDGRAVCSRRNETVTPTQALYLMNHPSVEVASAQLAARLEQSCAGDVDAAITLGYRWLLGRPPRGDELTQAQAFASQSADWRKGFAWMLMNLDEFLYVR, translated from the coding sequence GTGTTCACGTCCCACGCGCCACTCGTCTCTGGTGAATGCCGCTATTGGCGGAGGCTGGCGTGTGGTGTGGTGGTTCGTTGCTTACTTCTCATCTCGCTCACTCTCGGACTTAGCGAGGCCAGCTTCGCGATCGAGCGCACCAAGGTTGAGGACCTCTGGTCGCTCAGACCCGTGGTGCGCCCCCCGTTGCCGGCCGGTACCGCTCCTTCGACTCATCCGATCGATGCGTTTCTAGGTGAGGTCCAGCGTGAAAAGGGCGTTCTGCCTCTTGGCCGGGCTGATAAGCTAACCTGGCTACGAAGGGTCCACCTGGATCTGGTGGGGCTGCCGCCCTCGGTCGAGGAGCAAGATCGGTATTTGGCGGATGAGTCGGCGTCAGCAGAGCAGGGCGTGGTGGAACGATTGCTCGCGAGTGAGCAACATGGCGTTCGCTATGGGCGTCGCTGGCTCGACGTTTTGCGCTATGCGGATCAGGATGAGTTCATGCCGTCCGAGTCCGGCATCTATCTGTGGCGGGACTGGGTGATCGATGCGTTGAATCAGGATCTTCCGTACGATCAATTTGTTCGGGCCCAAGTCTGTGGCAATCGCGCGCCTCGGCGGCAGGTGATTTCTCCGGCTGGGCATCTGACTCGAGTGGAACCGCGCCCGGAGGATGTGTTTGCCTCGGGCTTTTTGGCTCGTGGCGCGCTGACTCAGGCCAATGCCGATCAAGAGTTGGCGCTAGCGGCGGTCGATACCGTCTCGCTGGCATTCATGGGTCTTACGGTCGGGTGTGCCAAATGTCATGACCACCTTTACGACCCCATCTCTCAGAAGGATTTCTACTCGATGAAGGCTCTCTTCGACCCATTGGTGCTGCGGCCGATGGATCTGGCGACACCGGAGCAAATCGTCGCGCGCGGGCGCAAGATGAGGGAGTATGAGGATCAGCTGAATCCGGTGGTCGAGGCCATGCGTCGCTTTGTTGAGCCGTTTCACTCACGTCTGTATGAGGAGCGGCTTCAGATGATGACTCCGGAAGTGCAGTCTGCAATCCGGAAGCCGGAACGGCAGCGGAATGCTGCCGAGCAAAAGCTCTATGAGGATTATTATCCGATCCTGCGCATCGATCCCCCCAAGATCAAAGCGCTGATGAATCCGGATCAGATTAAGGTGTATGATGATTATCTGAAGCAGATTAACGGCATCAAGCCACCGGAGCCGCTCCCTCGGTTTTGGACGGTCGCCGAAGATTCGAAGCGACTCACCGAGACGAACTATGTTCTCGGGACCGGAGATCCCCAGCGTCCCAAGCTCCAGCAGCCCGTGACCCCAGGGTTCCCCTTTGCGCCGCAGACCTTGGACTTTCGGGCTGGTCGCAGGGAGACGTTTGTGGATTGGCTGACCGCTCCGGAGAACCCACTCTTTGCGCGCGTGGTCGTCAACCGGATCTGGGCCTGGCATTTCGGCACGCCGCTGCACGCCTCGGTGAGTGACTTCGGGACGCTTGGGGGTATTCCGGTTCATCCCAAATTACTCGATTGGCTGGCGGCCGAGTTTGTGAGCCACAACTGCAGCATGAAGTGGTTGCATCGTTTCATCGTGACCTCGGAGGCCTATCGGCGCAGTTCTGCCGGGGATCGGACGGCTGAACAGGCGGCTCGGGCGCTAGATCCGGCCAACCTTTCTCTCTGGCGGTTTCCGTTGCGACGGTTGGAAGCGGAGCCCATCCACGATTCACTGTGGGCTGCGGCGGGCTCTTTGGATTTGTCCTTGGGTGGGCCGGCCTTTAATGAAGCCAAGCACCAGAACCGGGAGGCAGAGAAAGGTGGCGGTGCTCAGCATCGTCGAGCGGCCTTCATGTCACGCGGTTACCGCTCCTCGACGGACGCGATGCCCGATTCACTGGAGACCTTCGATGCGGAGGACGGCCGAGCTGTATGCTCCCGTCGGAACGAAACCGTGACGCCGACCCAGGCCCTCTATCTCATGAATCATCCGAGTGTGGAGGTGGCTTCGGCGCAGCTTGCGGCGCGCCTTGAGCAGTCTTGTGCCGGGGATGTGGATGCAGCGATCACGCTGGGCTACCGCTGGCTGCTGGGACGTCCTCCACGAGGAGACGAGCTGACTCAGGCGCAAGCATTCGCCTCCCAATCGGCTGACTGGCGGAAAGGGTTTGCTTGGATGCTCATGAACTTGGATGAGTTTCTCTATGTCCGGTAA
- a CDS encoding aspartate kinase has product MALIVQKYGGTSVGNPERIKNVARRVAEYRRRGDQIVVVVSAMSGVTDGLIKMAKEIMPLPSEREMDMLLATGEQTTIALTAMALHSIHVDAVSLTGAQAGIVTDGVHTKAKIKNISPEKVHSMLDAGNVVIVAGFQGETREGQITTLGRGGSDLTAIALAAALKADLCQIYTDVDGVYTADPRIVPSAHKLSEISYDEMLELASLGAKVMQSRSVEFAKKFGVIFEVRSSLNENPGTIVKEETKNMEDVVIRGVALDKNQAKFTLVAVPDKPGVASHIFKALADATINVDMIVQNISHGTGSPSTDLSFTVEKAELLKTEKVIEQLKKDIGFSQAICTDKIGKLSIVGVGMRSHSGVAAKMFETLAREQINIDMISTSEIKISVVIDLQKGEQAMKAVHEAFIGPKV; this is encoded by the coding sequence ATGGCGCTCATTGTCCAAAAATACGGCGGCACTTCGGTCGGGAACCCCGAACGAATCAAGAACGTCGCCCGACGGGTGGCGGAATACCGCCGACGCGGGGATCAGATCGTGGTGGTCGTGTCCGCCATGAGCGGCGTCACCGATGGACTGATCAAGATGGCTAAGGAGATCATGCCTCTGCCCAGCGAGCGTGAAATGGACATGCTCCTGGCAACCGGAGAGCAAACGACCATCGCGTTGACGGCCATGGCGCTCCACTCGATCCACGTCGACGCCGTGTCGCTTACGGGAGCCCAGGCGGGCATCGTCACCGACGGTGTGCACACCAAGGCCAAGATCAAGAACATCAGCCCCGAGAAGGTCCATTCGATGTTGGATGCTGGGAATGTGGTGATCGTGGCGGGGTTCCAAGGCGAAACCCGGGAAGGCCAGATCACCACTCTGGGTCGCGGAGGTTCAGACCTCACTGCCATCGCCCTGGCCGCGGCGCTCAAGGCCGATCTGTGCCAGATCTACACGGACGTCGATGGGGTCTATACTGCCGACCCACGGATCGTCCCATCAGCCCACAAGCTGTCCGAGATTTCCTACGACGAGATGCTCGAACTCGCCAGCCTCGGCGCCAAGGTCATGCAGTCCCGCTCCGTCGAGTTCGCCAAGAAATTCGGTGTAATCTTTGAAGTCCGTTCCAGCCTGAACGAAAACCCCGGCACGATTGTGAAAGAAGAGACCAAGAATATGGAGGACGTCGTCATCCGCGGCGTCGCGCTCGACAAAAACCAAGCCAAGTTCACCCTCGTCGCGGTGCCCGATAAACCCGGGGTTGCCTCCCATATCTTCAAAGCTCTGGCCGATGCCACGATCAATGTGGATATGATCGTCCAGAATATCAGCCATGGGACCGGCTCACCCTCCACCGACCTCTCCTTCACCGTGGAGAAAGCGGAGCTGCTCAAGACGGAAAAAGTGATCGAGCAGCTCAAAAAGGACATTGGATTCTCTCAGGCCATCTGCACCGACAAGATCGGCAAGCTCTCCATCGTAGGAGTCGGGATGCGCAGCCACTCCGGCGTGGCGGCCAAGATGTTCGAGACGCTGGCACGCGAGCAAATCAACATCGACATGATCTCCACCAGCGAGATTAAGATCTCCGTGGTGATCGACCTGCAGAAGGGCGAGCAAGCCATGAAGGCCGTGCACGAGGCCTTCATCGGCCCGAAAGTCTAA
- a CDS encoding ABC transporter permease translates to MSFLPEKSPSPPHSPPGGHLPPGASGRDRVFFACLWILGGVYLVLILAMLIADLTYTSPSHFLQALRSPEIRYSIRLSLLSCTLTTVLSLWVAVPIGYLMSRTHFRGKGLVDALLDIPIVLPPLVIGLSLLILFQTPPGKALERWISVTYAIPSVILAQFMVAAAFAVRTLRGTFDHISPRQEQVAMTLGCSRSQAFWLIVLPEARRGLLTAATLAWARSLGEFGPILIFSGATRFKTEVLPTTVFLELSVGHLEAAVAVSLLMVMAAVAVLLLIRAFGGSRSLEQGVRP, encoded by the coding sequence ATGAGTTTCCTTCCCGAGAAAAGCCCAAGCCCACCTCACAGCCCTCCCGGCGGTCACCTGCCTCCGGGAGCCAGTGGGCGGGACCGAGTTTTCTTTGCCTGTCTGTGGATTCTGGGTGGGGTCTATCTGGTGCTGATTCTCGCCATGCTGATTGCCGATCTCACCTACACGTCACCATCGCATTTTCTTCAAGCGCTCCGCAGTCCGGAGATCCGCTATTCCATTAGGCTGAGCCTCCTGAGCTGCACGCTCACGACCGTCTTATCCCTGTGGGTGGCGGTTCCGATAGGCTATTTGATGTCGCGAACCCATTTTCGTGGCAAGGGGTTGGTTGACGCGCTGCTCGACATTCCGATTGTGCTTCCTCCGCTGGTGATCGGACTCAGTCTGCTCATCCTTTTCCAGACTCCTCCAGGCAAGGCTTTGGAACGATGGATCTCGGTGACCTATGCCATTCCCAGTGTGATTCTGGCTCAGTTTATGGTGGCGGCGGCTTTCGCGGTCCGCACGCTGCGGGGGACCTTTGACCACATCAGCCCGCGGCAAGAGCAGGTGGCGATGACACTGGGATGCAGTCGTTCCCAAGCTTTCTGGCTCATCGTCCTTCCCGAGGCTCGACGGGGATTGCTAACGGCTGCGACCTTGGCCTGGGCCAGGTCTCTCGGGGAGTTCGGACCCATTTTGATTTTTTCGGGGGCGACCCGATTCAAGACCGAGGTGCTGCCGACCACTGTTTTCCTAGAACTCAGCGTGGGGCATCTGGAGGCCGCGGTTGCGGTGTCGCTCCTGATGGTGATGGCCGCGGTGGCGGTGTTGCTGCTGATTCGGGCTTTCGGCGGGAGCCGATCCTTGGAGCAGGGGGTGCGGCCATGA
- a CDS encoding ATP-binding cassette domain-containing protein, protein MIDVERLSVTAGQFGLQNISFRVAAGQHAVLMGRTGAGKTTLMEAICGLRPTVGGSVRLRGRDVTREAPGARGIGLVPQDGALFPHLSVREHLSFALALRRWDPRRIEERTAELAEWLRLGNLLDRHPQGLSGGEIQRVALGRALSFHPEVLCLDEPLSALDEETREEMCQLLQSVRKLSGVTILHVTHSLSEARRLADCVLNLRDGQVIPTFNEAYGH, encoded by the coding sequence ATGATCGACGTCGAGCGTCTTTCGGTGACCGCTGGGCAGTTCGGACTCCAGAATATCTCCTTCCGAGTCGCGGCGGGGCAGCATGCGGTCTTGATGGGGCGGACAGGTGCGGGCAAGACCACGCTCATGGAAGCCATCTGCGGGCTTCGTCCTACCGTGGGGGGAAGTGTGCGCCTGCGGGGACGAGACGTTACACGCGAGGCTCCGGGCGCGCGCGGGATTGGATTAGTCCCTCAGGACGGAGCCCTGTTTCCCCACCTCTCGGTGCGCGAACATCTCAGCTTTGCCCTGGCTTTGCGCCGATGGGATCCCCGGCGCATCGAGGAACGGACTGCGGAACTGGCCGAGTGGCTTCGCTTGGGAAACTTGCTCGACCGACATCCTCAGGGTCTCAGCGGAGGCGAGATTCAGCGCGTCGCGCTGGGACGCGCCCTTTCGTTCCATCCTGAGGTCCTGTGCCTCGACGAACCGCTGAGTGCTTTGGATGAGGAAACCCGCGAGGAGATGTGTCAATTGCTCCAGTCGGTGCGCAAGCTGTCGGGGGTGACGATTCTTCATGTGACCCATAGCTTGTCGGAAGCGCGTCGGTTGGCGGACTGCGTCCTTAACCTAAGGGATGGGCAGGTGATCCCTACGTTCAACGAGGCCTATGGACACTGA
- a CDS encoding DUF1501 domain-containing protein yields MAGGFTGAAIGSLLSGQARLEASSLSSHRPAKVRSVIYLFMCGGVSHIDTFDPKDNRLAGTLIDAVGFGDNLAEMKRPVIPSKRTFTRYGQAGIPVSDWFPQVGSVVDDIAVIRSMWCHETNHFPAVIETATGHRNRVVDHPTLGSWIAYALGSENRNLPSFVHMGRPSSPIQLNGGYLGATYAATPFQPGVVPIRNLQPPAGTSAAERDERMRVLAELNRRFREDYALEDGISARLRSYELAARMQLHAPEACEFGSEPESIQRLYGIGQKETEDFGRQLLLARRLAERGVRFIQICHAGGGNGSWDAHGDMETHGPLCRQVDQPIAGLIRDLKQRGMLDETLVVWTSEFGRTPWSQNTTGRDHNPKGYTSWMAGGGIRGGMIYGSTDEFGYHAVENRAYVSDLQATILAQMGLDHRRMEVQINGRAVRLVEEGSQPIAGIMV; encoded by the coding sequence ATGGCTGGTGGATTCACTGGCGCGGCCATTGGGAGTCTCTTGTCCGGTCAAGCACGGCTGGAGGCCTCCTCCTTGTCATCGCACCGGCCGGCCAAGGTCAGATCAGTCATCTACTTGTTCATGTGCGGAGGGGTAAGCCACATTGATACCTTTGATCCGAAGGATAACCGTCTCGCGGGAACCCTCATCGATGCGGTGGGATTTGGTGACAATCTAGCGGAAATGAAGCGGCCGGTTATCCCCTCGAAGCGCACGTTCACCCGCTATGGGCAGGCAGGGATCCCGGTGTCCGATTGGTTTCCTCAGGTGGGATCGGTGGTCGATGACATTGCCGTGATCCGATCGATGTGGTGTCACGAGACCAATCATTTTCCCGCGGTCATCGAGACGGCGACGGGCCATCGGAACCGGGTTGTGGATCATCCCACCTTGGGCAGTTGGATTGCTTACGCCTTGGGAAGCGAGAATCGCAACCTTCCCAGTTTCGTTCACATGGGCCGTCCGTCATCCCCGATCCAGCTGAACGGGGGATATCTGGGTGCCACCTATGCCGCGACCCCTTTTCAGCCGGGCGTGGTGCCGATCCGAAACCTTCAGCCCCCGGCTGGAACGTCCGCCGCCGAGCGCGACGAGCGCATGCGGGTGCTGGCTGAGCTCAATCGAAGGTTTCGGGAGGACTACGCTCTGGAGGATGGGATCTCGGCGCGGCTCCGATCGTACGAACTGGCCGCCCGGATGCAGTTGCATGCCCCGGAGGCTTGCGAGTTCGGGTCCGAGCCAGAGTCGATTCAGCGCCTGTACGGGATTGGCCAGAAGGAGACGGAGGATTTCGGACGCCAGCTGTTGTTAGCTCGACGGCTTGCTGAGCGCGGGGTTCGTTTTATTCAGATCTGCCACGCCGGTGGCGGCAACGGATCCTGGGATGCTCATGGTGACATGGAGACTCATGGGCCGCTGTGCCGTCAGGTCGATCAGCCCATTGCTGGACTCATCCGCGATCTTAAGCAGCGAGGCATGTTGGACGAGACCTTGGTGGTTTGGACGAGCGAGTTCGGACGCACTCCCTGGTCTCAGAACACTACCGGTCGAGACCACAATCCGAAGGGCTATACCTCCTGGATGGCTGGAGGCGGGATTCGCGGCGGCATGATTTACGGCAGCACGGATGAATTCGGCTATCATGCGGTGGAGAATCGGGCGTATGTCAGCGATCTCCAGGCCACGATCCTAGCCCAGATGGGTTTGGATCATCGCCGCATGGAGGTTCAGATCAACGGTCGGGCGGTGCGATTGGTGGAAGAAGGCTCCCAACCTATCGCGGGGATCATGGTTTAG
- the modA gene encoding molybdate ABC transporter substrate-binding protein, producing MPRPRLPCPFASFLWDCLAGGESQRSRRLNFGRNIVIASLLLAAACIGLLWWRPSPQVTHPSAPLVVYCAAGLKPPVSEVARRYEARFGVPVQIQYGGSGTLLANLRVAAKGDLFIAADQSYMDAARSQRLVDEVLPLAYLTPVLAVPRGNPKNVHSLEDAIEKNLTFGMANPDAAAVGKVVRDLLVASGDWAMFEKRVRVMKPTVNDVANDLKLGTVDVGVVWDATVAQYPELDAVSVVGWSGARQQVQSGILKSSQQPTAALRFARFMGARDAGLLVFATNGYRTVVGDLWAEQPELVLYSGGINRLAIEPTLREFESREGVRVNRVYNGCGILVAQMKAGVTPDAFLACDASFFEGVKERFGVQSVLSETELAILVQKGNPRGLVRVEDLARPGLKVGLGHPVQSALGGLTQRALDSMGLLRTVGSNVVVQSATADLLVNQLRAGGLDAAVVFRSNTTPVKDHLDVVEWDRSNITATQPYAVSLTSSHRLTAERLSDALHSASSRQAFKRAGFRWRAGGGTP from the coding sequence ATGCCCCGTCCCCGATTGCCTTGCCCCTTTGCCTCCTTCCTTTGGGATTGTCTTGCCGGCGGCGAATCGCAACGATCGCGTCGCTTGAATTTCGGACGCAACATCGTCATCGCCTCGCTGCTGCTCGCGGCCGCCTGCATCGGCCTGCTTTGGTGGCGTCCTTCGCCACAGGTGACTCATCCCTCCGCTCCGCTGGTCGTGTATTGCGCCGCTGGGCTGAAACCGCCTGTTTCGGAAGTCGCCCGGCGCTACGAGGCCCGCTTCGGTGTGCCTGTGCAAATTCAGTATGGAGGCTCCGGCACGCTGCTCGCCAATCTGCGCGTGGCCGCGAAGGGGGATCTTTTCATCGCGGCCGACCAAAGCTACATGGATGCTGCCCGCTCGCAGCGTTTGGTGGATGAGGTGCTCCCGCTCGCCTACCTGACGCCGGTGCTGGCCGTACCGCGTGGCAACCCCAAGAACGTTCACTCGCTGGAAGATGCGATCGAAAAAAATCTCACGTTCGGTATGGCGAATCCTGACGCGGCAGCGGTTGGGAAGGTGGTTCGAGATCTGTTAGTGGCCTCGGGCGATTGGGCCATGTTCGAAAAGCGGGTTCGGGTCATGAAACCCACGGTTAACGACGTCGCCAACGACCTCAAGCTAGGGACGGTGGATGTGGGCGTCGTGTGGGATGCGACGGTCGCGCAGTATCCGGAACTGGACGCGGTTTCGGTGGTGGGCTGGTCGGGGGCTCGGCAGCAGGTTCAAAGTGGGATCCTGAAGTCGTCGCAGCAGCCTACCGCCGCCTTGAGATTTGCTCGATTCATGGGAGCCAGGGATGCCGGGCTCCTGGTCTTTGCCACCAACGGCTATCGGACGGTAGTCGGGGACTTGTGGGCGGAGCAGCCGGAACTGGTGCTCTACAGCGGAGGCATCAATCGCTTGGCCATCGAACCTACCTTGCGCGAGTTCGAGTCGCGCGAGGGCGTCAGGGTGAATCGGGTTTACAATGGGTGCGGCATTCTGGTTGCGCAGATGAAGGCGGGAGTGACGCCGGATGCCTTTCTGGCCTGCGATGCTTCCTTCTTTGAGGGGGTGAAGGAGCGGTTCGGTGTTCAGTCGGTGCTTTCGGAGACCGAGTTGGCGATCCTGGTGCAGAAGGGAAATCCGCGCGGACTGGTTCGAGTGGAGGATCTGGCTCGTCCCGGGCTGAAGGTGGGGCTCGGGCATCCGGTGCAGAGTGCGTTGGGAGGGTTGACGCAGCGGGCGCTGGATTCAATGGGGCTGTTGCGGACCGTTGGCTCCAATGTGGTGGTGCAGAGTGCCACGGCTGACCTACTGGTCAATCAGCTGAGAGCTGGGGGGCTTGACGCAGCCGTGGTCTTTCGTTCGAACACCACGCCGGTTAAGGACCATTTGGATGTCGTGGAGTGGGATCGATCGAACATCACGGCGACCCAGCCTTACGCGGTGAGCCTCACCTCCTCCCACCGCCTGACGGCGGAGCGCCTGTCGGATGCGCTTCACTCGGCTTCCTCTCGTCAGGCGTTTAAGCGCGCGGGCTTTCGGTGGCGGGCGGGCGGAGGGACTCCATGA
- a CDS encoding NUDIX domain-containing protein: protein MLRNIIFDWSGTLIDDLPAVWESTNHVFEKAGLAPLTLEQFRSDFRLPFQSFYQRHTPHIALSQLEEWYHGKFREVQHQVRELPHARRFLEFCRERKLQTFVLSTIHRDHYATQCEVTGFDQFVHRPYIEAWNKKEWIHRVLQENGLRADETVFIGDMEHDIETAHHAGVFSCAVLTGYTGVTQLRTQKPHLIVEHLGELQGLLQASQLQFPPSAPLATSGERHPIGTVGALIFNSAGQVLMIQTHKWSHLWGIPGGKIKWGETSESALIREIEEETNLAITDIQFVMVQDCIHSTEFYRDAHFLLLNYTCRVAPGTSETVRLNEEAQTYRWVELDQALAMKLNTPTRILLEQVRACRPTQPPPAHD, encoded by the coding sequence GTGCTACGTAACATCATCTTTGATTGGTCAGGCACGCTGATCGACGATCTCCCTGCGGTCTGGGAGTCCACCAATCATGTCTTCGAGAAGGCGGGCCTTGCTCCGCTGACTTTGGAGCAATTTCGCAGTGATTTTCGTCTCCCGTTCCAAAGCTTTTACCAGCGTCATACACCTCACATTGCACTAAGCCAGCTTGAGGAATGGTACCATGGGAAGTTTCGCGAGGTTCAACACCAAGTGCGCGAGCTTCCCCACGCGCGACGCTTTCTCGAATTCTGCCGGGAACGAAAGCTCCAGACCTTCGTCCTCAGCACCATCCATCGCGATCACTACGCCACCCAGTGCGAAGTCACCGGTTTCGATCAATTCGTCCATCGCCCCTACATCGAGGCCTGGAACAAGAAGGAGTGGATCCACCGAGTCCTTCAGGAAAACGGTCTGCGAGCGGACGAGACGGTATTCATCGGAGACATGGAGCATGACATCGAAACCGCGCATCACGCCGGGGTGTTCTCGTGCGCCGTACTCACCGGCTACACCGGGGTGACACAACTGCGCACCCAGAAGCCCCACCTCATCGTCGAGCACCTTGGCGAATTGCAGGGTCTGCTCCAGGCGAGCCAGCTTCAATTTCCTCCCAGTGCCCCGCTCGCGACCTCGGGAGAACGACATCCGATCGGCACGGTAGGCGCCCTGATCTTCAACAGCGCCGGCCAGGTTCTCATGATACAAACTCACAAGTGGTCCCACCTCTGGGGGATTCCCGGAGGCAAGATCAAGTGGGGGGAAACTTCGGAATCGGCCCTGATTCGCGAAATCGAGGAAGAGACGAATCTGGCCATCACCGATATCCAATTCGTTATGGTTCAGGACTGTATCCATTCCACGGAGTTCTACCGAGATGCCCATTTCCTGCTCCTCAACTACACGTGCCGTGTCGCTCCTGGCACCTCTGAAACCGTTCGGCTCAACGAAGAAGCTCAGACCTATCGGTGGGTTGAACTTGATCAAGCTCTGGCGATGAAGCTCAACACCCCTACCCGAATCCTACTCGAGCAGGTACGCGCTTGCCGTCCCACTCAGCCCCCGCCCGCCCATGACTGA